One window from the genome of Acinetobacter sp. ANC 7912 encodes:
- a CDS encoding pseudouridine synthase: MLLEKMLQSQGFGSRKHCQQLIKNGAVSIQDEIIDHPKHKLDLNQLEFSVYGETYQYREKVYIALNKPKGYECSHQATHHFSVFDLFDDLLMNRGIQCVGRLDQDTTGLLLLTDDGQFLQALTHPKKHVAKVYQMETADPISDEQIQQLERGVELRNEKGIYAATDVKRLDEKRLQMTIHQGVYHQVKRMLAAVGNKVEKLHRAQIGQLSLNDLPEGEWIYLTEEQVAQAKYHEE; encoded by the coding sequence ATGCTTCTGGAAAAAATGTTGCAGTCACAGGGTTTTGGTTCGCGTAAGCATTGTCAGCAACTGATCAAGAACGGTGCTGTCAGTATCCAGGACGAAATCATTGATCATCCAAAGCATAAGCTGGATCTGAATCAGCTGGAATTTAGTGTATATGGGGAAACTTACCAATATCGTGAAAAAGTGTATATTGCACTGAACAAACCAAAAGGCTATGAGTGCTCCCATCAAGCGACACACCACTTTAGTGTCTTTGATCTGTTTGATGATCTGTTGATGAATCGTGGAATTCAGTGTGTTGGACGGTTAGATCAGGATACAACTGGGCTGCTTCTACTTACTGATGATGGTCAGTTCCTGCAGGCTTTAACGCATCCTAAAAAGCATGTGGCGAAGGTTTACCAAATGGAAACGGCTGATCCAATATCCGATGAGCAGATTCAGCAGCTTGAACGAGGGGTTGAACTACGCAATGAAAAGGGGATTTATGCTGCAACAGATGTAAAACGTCTGGATGAGAAACGCTTGCAAATGACCATTCATCAGGGGGTCTATCATCAGGTGAAACGGATGCTAGCTGCAGTAGGAAATAAAGTTGAAAAACTGCACCGTGCCCAGATTGGTCAGTTATCGTTAAACGATCTGCCAGAAGGTGAATGGATCTATCTCACCGAAGAGCAGGTGGCGCAGGCAAAATACCATGAAGAATAA
- a CDS encoding DUF441 domain-containing protein, which produces MSQFDLNLVVLLILLACGIFSHNTAVTIAAAVLLVLKITPLHETLLPYVQAHGLNIGVIILTIGVLAPIASGKISGDGILKSFLSWKSLLAIAVGIFVAWLGGRGVKLMTNQPNVVAGLLIGTVAGVAFVRGVPVGPLIAAGILSLLISTQ; this is translated from the coding sequence ATGTCTCAATTTGATCTGAATTTAGTCGTTCTTCTGATTTTGCTGGCCTGTGGTATTTTTAGTCATAACACCGCGGTCACGATTGCAGCAGCGGTTTTACTGGTTTTAAAAATCACGCCGTTGCATGAAACGCTACTGCCTTATGTACAGGCGCATGGTTTAAATATCGGGGTAATCATTCTGACCATTGGCGTTTTGGCACCGATTGCCAGTGGCAAAATTTCTGGTGACGGTATCCTGAAATCATTTTTAAGCTGGAAATCTTTACTCGCCATCGCTGTAGGTATTTTTGTCGCTTGGCTTGGTGGACGCGGTGTCAAATTGATGACCAATCAACCGAATGTGGTGGCTGGCTTGCTGATTGGAACGGTGGCTGGCGTAGCTTTCGTGCGTGGAGTGCCGGTTGGACCATTAATTGCGGCGGGGATTTTATCGTTATTGATTAGTACGCAATAG
- a CDS encoding AAA family ATPase has translation MKQETALKLLKAGENVFLTGSAGAGKTYTLNQYINYLKARKVSVAITASTGIAATHMNGMTIHTWAGIGIKDFLSEEDLKRMKERKYLKEHLENAQVLIIDEISMLHAKQLNLVNQVLKYFKESEEAFGGIQVIVAGDFFQLPPVGKNEERNRDKFCFMSEAWVEAKFRVCYLTEQHRQGNDYLNDILNAIRAQAIGPEHRAALQSTRNQNIGETYTRLYTHNMDVDSINFRHLNEIDNEPRQFDARCDGNEKLIETLKSSVRAPETLSLKKHAKVMFVKNNFDLGYINGSLGEVVGFEDDDEFGVLPKVKLTDGTTLLVEPETWSVENEAGKVIASFQQIPLRLAWAITIHKSQGMTLEAAEIDLSHTFEKGQGYVALSRLKSLDGLRLKGFNEQALELDSLAIKADRRFQELSEEAEIHFENIDLTVQHKAFIRHCGGTLNETEIQRNEKKLAKNGGKQNYAAATLDETRALFEEGYDIQDIATERGLTPATIINHLGRLQKEQGLDISVAHPGEEVVEQVRKIYKRLTKRQDVDHFNEDGSIKLRPIVELTSPRMGYDQVRLALLFVE, from the coding sequence CTCAAAGCGCGTAAGGTATCGGTGGCGATTACGGCTTCCACCGGTATTGCAGCGACACATATGAATGGCATGACCATTCACACCTGGGCTGGCATTGGCATCAAGGATTTTCTTTCTGAAGAAGACTTAAAGCGCATGAAAGAGCGCAAGTATTTGAAGGAACATCTGGAAAATGCACAGGTTCTGATTATTGACGAGATTTCAATGCTGCATGCCAAGCAGCTGAATCTAGTCAATCAGGTCCTCAAATATTTTAAAGAATCTGAAGAAGCCTTTGGCGGGATTCAAGTGATTGTGGCAGGAGATTTCTTTCAGTTGCCACCAGTCGGTAAAAATGAGGAGCGTAACCGCGACAAGTTCTGTTTTATGTCCGAAGCCTGGGTCGAAGCGAAATTTCGCGTCTGTTATCTAACTGAACAGCACCGTCAGGGTAATGACTATCTCAACGATATTCTGAATGCGATTCGTGCACAGGCGATTGGCCCGGAACATCGTGCAGCCTTACAGTCAACCCGCAACCAGAATATTGGCGAGACTTATACACGTCTATATACTCACAATATGGATGTGGACAGCATTAACTTCCGTCATTTGAATGAAATTGACAATGAGCCACGTCAGTTTGATGCGCGCTGTGATGGAAATGAAAAACTGATTGAAACCCTGAAATCTTCCGTACGAGCACCAGAAACCCTGAGTCTGAAAAAACATGCCAAAGTCATGTTTGTAAAAAACAACTTTGACTTGGGCTATATCAATGGCAGTCTCGGCGAGGTAGTGGGTTTTGAAGATGATGATGAGTTTGGAGTGCTGCCTAAGGTCAAGCTGACTGATGGTACAACGCTACTGGTCGAGCCAGAAACCTGGTCTGTAGAAAATGAAGCCGGTAAAGTGATTGCCAGCTTCCAGCAGATTCCACTACGTCTGGCCTGGGCAATTACTATCCATAAATCTCAGGGCATGACTCTGGAAGCTGCAGAAATTGACCTGAGCCATACCTTTGAAAAAGGCCAGGGTTATGTCGCACTATCCCGTCTAAAATCTTTAGACGGTTTAAGACTAAAAGGCTTTAATGAACAGGCCCTAGAACTGGATAGTCTGGCGATCAAAGCAGACCGACGTTTTCAGGAACTATCAGAAGAAGCTGAAATTCACTTCGAAAATATTGATCTGACTGTACAGCATAAAGCTTTTATCCGTCATTGTGGTGGTACATTGAATGAAACTGAAATTCAGCGTAACGAGAAAAAGCTGGCAAAAAATGGTGGTAAACAGAATTATGCGGCTGCAACACTAGATGAAACCCGAGCTTTATTTGAGGAAGGTTATGACATTCAGGATATCGCGACTGAACGTGGCCTGACCCCAGCGACGATTATCAATCACCTTGGTCGTCTGCAAAAAGAGCAGGGGCTGGATATTTCTGTCGCCCACCCGGGTGAAGAAGTGGTGGAGCAGGTGCGCAAGATTTATAAACGTCTGACTAAGCGTCAGGATGTTGATCATTTTAATGAGGATGGTTCTATCAAGTTGCGTCCAATTGTGGAATTGACCAGTCCGCGGATGGGCTATGATCAGGTGCGTCTGGCTTTATTATTTGTTGAGTAA